Proteins encoded together in one Qingshengfaniella alkalisoli window:
- a CDS encoding SDR family NAD(P)-dependent oxidoreductase yields MTPTDKIALVTGASRGLGAAMAEQLATRGYHVLALARTSGALEELDDRIKAAGGSATLAPMDITNDNAMQHLCRSAHERWGGIDLWVHAAVHAAPLSPATSIDQKDWDKSTSINLDATRRLIVYVAPLLQARTDSKALFFDDTGIAGKFFGSYGATKAAQIALARYWQAESEKHGPKVHIAQPAPMPTATRARFYPGEERDSLVHPMDEAKRICAEILDQD; encoded by the coding sequence ATGACACCGACAGATAAAATCGCATTGGTCACAGGTGCCTCGCGCGGGCTGGGCGCTGCAATGGCAGAACAACTAGCCACTCGAGGCTATCACGTTCTGGCGCTGGCGCGGACATCGGGCGCTCTGGAAGAACTCGACGACCGGATCAAGGCAGCAGGTGGATCGGCGACGTTGGCGCCGATGGACATCACAAATGATAACGCGATGCAGCATCTGTGCCGATCGGCACATGAGCGTTGGGGCGGAATCGATCTGTGGGTGCATGCCGCCGTTCACGCCGCACCGCTGTCGCCTGCCACGTCCATTGACCAAAAGGACTGGGACAAGAGCACGTCGATCAATCTCGATGCAACACGCCGCCTGATCGTCTATGTCGCACCGCTGTTGCAAGCGCGGACAGATAGCAAGGCGCTCTTCTTCGACGACACCGGGATCGCCGGCAAGTTCTTCGGATCTTACGGCGCGACCAAGGCGGCTCAAATCGCTCTGGCACGCTATTGGCAGGCAGAATCTGAAAAGCACGGCCCAAAGGTGCATATTGCGCAACCTGCCCCGATGCCAACGGCAACGCGCGCGCGCTTCTATCCTGGCGAGGAGCGTGACAGTCTGGTCCATCCGATGGACGAAGCCAAACGCATCTGCGCGGAAATTCTGGATCAAGACTGA